The following coding sequences are from one Verrucosispora sp. WMMD573 window:
- a CDS encoding CHAT domain-containing tetratricopeptide repeat protein — protein sequence MPDSTDAGAGTAMAALDTVQRCPREAIAIAQRVLAASTADDDERSTADRAIGLALRELNDLSGALRHLRRAVRTAGTARTRALAQMSLGYVLANAGRTAAALRAVTDALPHLTGADAGRARMQRGVVLHYRGRYDEAVRDYGHAIDIAQRDGDLLLEARARNNRGLLNAHRGTVDGADDLSRAATVFHGLGLDLAAADARWNGGIAAGRRGDIAAALRCFAAIGEEYRRLAVPRPALLLDRVELLLSVPLVDEAVQVAAVAIRELRRRGMASDLAEALLAQARAALLAGDLDTATAAAAAARTRFRRQGRRTWAAFARHVELRAEFRRGTRSPALFTAMVRTADQLDATGWPDPALITRIDAGLLAAATGRTGRAMELFGRAARARGRGTAPRRAQGWYALALSRRLSGDESGAARALRRGLAVLDRHRTSLGATELRAHSGAYGQELAAEGLDVAVRAGAPARVLAWSERWRANTLRMRSALPPDDPDLVTTLAELRMVSGLIEDAVLADRPVRALRGRQARLEHRIRDLARRMPGGSEVVAPPTVDALAERLGSRVLVELVAHGDRLRAVMVRDGRVSLHDLGPLAEAARLARWHRFGLRRLITTGDSAAAQAGAAHAAAVLDRQLFDPVRRRLADRPLVIVPVGELHAVGWAELPTCAGRAVTVAPSATVWLGADRREAAVGPPVLASGPRLPAGRAEVRRLARVLPGARLITGADATADALTRALDGAGLVHIAAHGTFRADNPQFSTLELAGGPLFAYEWERVARPPGCVVLSACESGLTGIRPGDEVMGFAAVLLALGTRCLIATVLPVPADSTTALMLDLHRRMRAGARPAHALAETQQAFVAGGDGTARATAAAFVCLGAG from the coding sequence ATGCCCGACAGCACCGACGCCGGTGCCGGGACCGCCATGGCGGCGCTCGACACCGTCCAGCGCTGTCCGCGTGAGGCGATCGCGATCGCCCAGCGGGTGCTCGCCGCCAGCACCGCCGACGACGACGAGCGATCCACCGCCGACCGGGCGATCGGCCTGGCCCTGCGGGAACTCAACGATCTATCCGGCGCGCTACGTCACCTGCGACGGGCGGTACGCACCGCCGGCACCGCCCGGACCCGGGCGCTGGCGCAGATGAGTCTCGGTTACGTACTGGCCAACGCCGGCCGTACCGCGGCGGCGCTGCGGGCCGTAACCGACGCGCTGCCCCACCTGACCGGTGCGGACGCCGGGCGGGCCCGGATGCAGCGCGGGGTGGTGCTGCACTACCGCGGACGCTACGACGAAGCGGTTCGCGACTACGGCCACGCCATCGACATCGCCCAACGCGACGGTGACCTGCTGCTGGAGGCACGGGCCCGGAACAACCGGGGCCTGCTCAACGCCCACCGGGGCACCGTCGATGGCGCGGACGACCTCTCCCGGGCGGCGACCGTCTTCCATGGACTCGGCCTGGACCTGGCGGCAGCCGACGCCCGCTGGAACGGCGGGATCGCGGCCGGCCGGCGCGGTGACATCGCGGCCGCGCTGCGCTGCTTCGCCGCCATCGGCGAGGAGTACCGGCGACTGGCGGTGCCCCGGCCGGCGTTGCTGCTGGACCGCGTCGAGTTGCTGCTGTCGGTGCCCCTGGTCGACGAGGCGGTGCAGGTCGCCGCCGTGGCGATCCGGGAACTACGCCGCCGTGGGATGGCCTCCGATCTCGCCGAGGCGCTGCTGGCCCAGGCCCGGGCCGCGTTGCTCGCCGGTGACCTGGACACCGCGACCGCAGCCGCGGCGGCCGCCCGCACCCGGTTCCGGCGCCAGGGCCGCCGGACCTGGGCCGCGTTCGCCCGGCACGTCGAGCTGCGCGCCGAGTTTCGCCGGGGAACCCGTTCGCCGGCCCTGTTCACCGCGATGGTCCGGACCGCCGACCAGCTCGACGCCACCGGCTGGCCGGATCCCGCGCTGATCACCCGCATCGACGCCGGTCTGCTGGCGGCTGCCACTGGCCGCACCGGCCGCGCCATGGAGCTGTTCGGGCGGGCCGCCCGGGCGCGGGGCCGGGGCACCGCTCCCCGACGGGCTCAGGGTTGGTACGCCCTGGCACTGTCGCGCCGGTTGAGCGGCGACGAGTCCGGCGCGGCTCGTGCCCTCCGGCGCGGACTGGCCGTGCTCGACCGGCACCGCACCTCGCTCGGCGCCACGGAACTGCGGGCCCACAGCGGGGCGTACGGGCAGGAACTGGCGGCCGAGGGGCTGGACGTCGCCGTCCGCGCCGGCGCACCGGCCCGGGTCCTCGCCTGGTCGGAACGGTGGCGCGCCAACACGCTGCGGATGCGCTCGGCGCTCCCACCCGATGACCCCGATCTGGTCACCACGCTCGCCGAGCTGAGGATGGTCAGCGGGCTGATCGAGGACGCGGTGCTGGCCGACCGTCCGGTACGTGCCCTGCGCGGTCGGCAGGCCCGACTCGAACACCGCATCCGCGACCTTGCCCGGCGGATGCCCGGCGGGAGCGAGGTGGTCGCCCCGCCCACCGTGGACGCCCTGGCCGAGCGGCTCGGCTCGCGCGTCCTGGTCGAACTGGTGGCGCACGGCGATCGGCTCCGGGCGGTGATGGTCCGCGACGGTCGGGTCAGCCTGCACGACCTCGGCCCGCTCGCCGAGGCGGCGAGGCTGGCCCGATGGCATCGGTTCGGGCTACGTCGACTGATCACCACCGGGGACTCGGCCGCCGCGCAGGCGGGTGCCGCACATGCCGCCGCGGTACTCGACCGTCAGCTCTTCGATCCGGTGCGACGCCGTCTGGCCGACCGGCCCCTGGTGATCGTTCCGGTCGGTGAGCTGCATGCCGTCGGCTGGGCCGAGTTGCCGACCTGTGCTGGTCGGGCCGTCACGGTCGCCCCGTCGGCCACGGTATGGCTCGGCGCGGATCGACGCGAGGCGGCGGTCGGACCGCCTGTCCTGGCCAGCGGCCCGCGGCTACCGGCCGGGCGGGCCGAGGTCCGCCGGCTCGCCCGGGTGTTGCCGGGAGCCCGACTGATCACCGGGGCGGACGCCACCGCCGACGCGCTCACCCGGGCACTGGACGGTGCCGGGTTGGTGCACATCGCGGCTCACGGCACGTTCCGCGCGGACAATCCACAGTTCTCCACTCTGGAGCTCGCCGGGGGACCGCTGTTCGCGTACGAGTGGGAACGTGTCGCGCGGCCACCCGGCTGCGTGGTCCTCTCCGCCTGCGAGTCGGGGCTGACCGGCATTCGCCCGGGCGACGAGGTGATGGGATTCGCCGCGGTGCTGCTGGCCCTGGGCACCCGGTGTCTGATCGCCACGGTGCTACCGGTGCCGGCCGACTCGACCACCGCGCTCATGCTGGACCTGCACCGGCGGATGCGGGCCGGTGCCCGACCGGCGCACGCCCTCGCCGAGACCCAGCAGGCATTTGTCGCAGGGGGCGACGGCACCGCCCGGGCTACCGCGGCGGCGTTCGTCTGCCTGGGCGCCGGTTGA
- a CDS encoding S8/S53 family peptidase: protein MLPDHPIASRPEPGLSRRWLLAASALATAAVSLGAGLRPPPARGDLDDDKAYQLAFAEALDADREVRQHTTSGREILYRPRQLLTADADTWRVVAWLRNGGHAVTIADRFAGVTRLLFAGETDIPAVVTRLRDPRQWPGQPVPAVQPHHVLLGLGNIMGNPSGPPRTVAALPPPDLARLGEGAGVTVGICDTGIWRQAGDVHPEWLGGAYLPESDDEDPLYVHSDVLAPQGGHGTFVAGVVRQAAPGVRVDPESALGPTGVGDEAMLVAALGRLAPEVSVVNLSLGGFTLDDQPSLPLANAVAGLRSTTAVVAAAGNAGINRPVWPAALHRVLSVAAVAATDTGPVPATYSGFGAWVDACALGQHHSTFVDGRLPLPGRPTRQFRGFATWAGTSFASAYVAGRLAALMTTAGLTAEAARLALLAAPRWHPDYGVLVG, encoded by the coding sequence GTGCTTCCTGATCACCCCATCGCGTCGCGTCCCGAACCGGGGCTGTCCCGACGGTGGCTTCTTGCGGCGTCCGCCCTGGCTACGGCCGCGGTGTCGCTCGGCGCCGGACTGCGTCCGCCGCCCGCGCGCGGCGACCTCGACGACGACAAGGCCTACCAGCTCGCGTTTGCCGAAGCACTCGACGCCGATCGCGAGGTGCGGCAGCACACCACGTCGGGTCGGGAGATCCTCTACCGACCCCGGCAACTGCTCACCGCGGACGCGGACACCTGGCGGGTCGTCGCCTGGCTGAGAAACGGCGGCCACGCGGTGACCATCGCCGACCGTTTCGCCGGTGTCACCCGGCTGCTGTTCGCCGGGGAGACCGACATTCCCGCAGTGGTGACGAGGCTGCGCGATCCCCGGCAGTGGCCCGGCCAGCCGGTGCCCGCGGTCCAACCGCACCACGTGCTGCTCGGTCTGGGCAACATCATGGGCAATCCGAGCGGACCGCCCAGGACGGTCGCTGCCCTACCGCCACCGGATCTGGCCCGGCTCGGCGAGGGGGCGGGGGTGACGGTCGGCATCTGCGACACCGGCATCTGGCGGCAGGCGGGCGACGTTCACCCGGAGTGGCTCGGTGGCGCCTACCTGCCGGAGTCCGACGACGAGGATCCGCTCTACGTCCACAGCGACGTGCTCGCCCCGCAGGGCGGCCACGGCACGTTCGTCGCCGGGGTGGTCCGGCAGGCCGCGCCGGGCGTGCGCGTCGACCCGGAATCGGCGCTGGGTCCCACCGGCGTCGGTGACGAGGCGATGCTGGTGGCCGCGCTCGGTCGGCTCGCGCCGGAGGTGTCCGTGGTGAATCTCTCGCTGGGCGGTTTCACCCTCGACGACCAGCCGTCGCTGCCGCTGGCCAACGCCGTGGCCGGACTACGGTCGACGACCGCGGTGGTGGCGGCGGCCGGAAACGCCGGCATCAACCGACCTGTCTGGCCGGCCGCGCTGCACCGGGTCCTGTCGGTCGCGGCGGTCGCCGCGACCGACACCGGCCCGGTGCCGGCGACCTACAGCGGCTTCGGAGCGTGGGTTGACGCCTGCGCCCTCGGCCAGCACCACAGCACGTTCGTCGACGGCCGGCTGCCGTTGCCGGGTCGGCCGACCCGGCAGTTCCGCGGGTTCGCCACCTGGGCCGGCACCTCGTTCGCGTCGGCGTACGTCGCGGGTCGGCTCGCCGCACTGATGACCACCGCCGGCCTGACCGCCGAGGCGGCACGGCTGGCGTTGCTCGCGGCGCCGCGCTGGCATCCCGACTACGGTGTCCTCGTCGGATGA
- a CDS encoding sigma-70 family RNA polymerase sigma factor codes for MLTDRSATDLVSAATHGDEAAWAELVRRYTPLVYSVIRSHDLGGADAADVNQTVWLRLVEHLNQVREPEALAAWLAVTTRRECYRMSRLGRRTQPMDPSDGAFEAYHGTWADVAAPDEDLLRAERRQALRESFAQLPPRCQELLSLLTADPPLTYREVAGRLGLPVGSIGPTQARCLRRLRDSPALASYLEPGGTTGRKWGERDGAVAAGR; via the coding sequence GTGCTGACCGATCGCAGCGCCACAGACCTGGTGTCCGCCGCGACGCACGGCGACGAGGCGGCCTGGGCCGAGCTGGTGCGCCGGTACACCCCGCTGGTGTACTCGGTGATCCGGTCCCACGACCTGGGTGGCGCCGACGCGGCCGATGTCAACCAGACCGTCTGGCTGCGGCTGGTGGAGCACCTGAATCAGGTACGCGAACCCGAGGCGCTGGCCGCCTGGCTGGCCGTGACGACCCGGCGCGAGTGCTACCGGATGTCCCGCCTCGGCCGGCGTACACAGCCGATGGACCCGTCCGACGGTGCGTTCGAGGCGTACCACGGGACCTGGGCGGACGTCGCGGCGCCGGACGAGGACCTGCTGCGAGCCGAGCGGCGCCAGGCGCTGCGGGAGAGCTTCGCTCAGCTTCCGCCGCGGTGCCAGGAGCTGCTTTCGTTGCTGACCGCCGATCCGCCGCTGACCTACCGGGAGGTCGCCGGCCGGCTGGGCCTACCGGTCGGCAGCATCGGGCCGACCCAGGCCCGCTGCCTGCGCAGGCTGCGCGACTCCCCGGCCCTCGCGTCGTACCTTGAACCGGGCGGGACGACCGGACGGAAGTGGGGTGAACGCGATGGAGCCGTGGCCGCCGGTCGATGA
- a CDS encoding LacI family DNA-binding transcriptional regulator → MSDVARTAGVSVATVSKVVNGRYGVAQATVERVQQVIRQLGYEASLGAQSLRSHRTNVLGILVAEFEPFSTELLKGASVEVAGTGYQLLAYSGGDGAGTAVGWERRSLARLSGTLIDGAVIVTPTVVETKQGFHVVAVDPHTGPSGLPTVDSDNFAGAVLATNYLLSLGHRRIGHISGRPDLESSRLREAGFRQAMADAGVTVDERLVRVGGFRIESAAETAAELLALPDGPTAVFAGNDLSAISTIDVARSMGLSVPDDLSVIGFDNIPESALVNPPLTTIMQPLQRMGAEALRLLVDLIAGVERDTHIRLPTELVVRSSCQALPD, encoded by the coding sequence ATGTCGGACGTAGCCCGCACGGCCGGCGTCTCCGTGGCGACCGTTTCCAAGGTGGTGAACGGCCGTTACGGAGTGGCACAGGCGACCGTGGAGCGGGTCCAACAGGTCATCCGTCAACTCGGCTACGAGGCCAGCCTCGGGGCGCAGAGCCTGCGCAGCCATCGCACCAACGTGCTGGGCATCCTGGTCGCCGAGTTCGAGCCGTTCTCGACCGAACTGCTCAAGGGCGCCAGCGTGGAGGTCGCCGGCACCGGCTACCAACTGCTGGCGTACTCCGGCGGCGACGGCGCCGGTACGGCCGTCGGTTGGGAACGTCGCTCGCTGGCCCGGTTGTCGGGCACGCTCATCGACGGGGCCGTGATCGTCACGCCGACGGTGGTGGAGACCAAGCAGGGCTTCCACGTCGTGGCCGTCGACCCGCACACCGGCCCGTCGGGGCTGCCGACCGTCGATTCCGACAACTTCGCCGGCGCCGTCCTGGCGACCAACTACCTGCTGTCCCTCGGCCACCGCCGCATCGGACACATCAGCGGACGCCCCGACCTCGAATCGTCCCGGCTACGCGAGGCGGGCTTCCGGCAGGCCATGGCCGACGCGGGCGTGACGGTGGACGAGCGGCTGGTCCGGGTCGGCGGGTTCCGCATCGAGAGCGCCGCCGAAACCGCCGCCGAACTGCTTGCGTTGCCCGACGGTCCGACCGCCGTCTTCGCCGGCAACGACCTCTCCGCGATCTCCACGATCGATGTCGCCCGGAGCATGGGCCTGTCGGTCCCCGACGACCTGTCCGTGATCGGCTTCGACAACATCCCGGAGTCGGCGCTGGTCAACCCGCCTCTGACGACAATAATGCAGCCGTTGCAACGGATGGGCGCGGAGGCGTTGCGCCTGTTGGTCGACCTGATCGCCGGCGTCGAACGCGACACCCACATCCGACTGCCCACCGAGCTGGTGGTCCGCTCCTCCTGCCAGGCGCTGCCTGATTGA
- a CDS encoding extracellular solute-binding protein yields MAIKRRATTFLALSMTTALLVAGCGGGGEDEAPAESELYKNPVTLTWWHNASQDGPGKTYWEKVAKDFNALHPTVTIEIEGIETNQLQRTRLPAALLSNDPPDIFQAWGGGEIREQVEADYLKDITDQVKDEVANIGSAVEIWQVDGKQYGLPYRMGIEGIWYNKDLFQQAGITAPPATFDELNDAVTKLKAINVIPIAVGAGDKWPAAHWWYNFALRACSVDTLRKASLENVFDDQCFVKAGQDLKAFIDTEPFQPNFIATPGQNDPTSANGLLANGKAAMELMGDWNKGTLDTVTEDQEALNKFIGWFPVPAITGSAGDPKAALGGGDGFACAKNAPAECVEFLKYIVSPEVQKGYAETGTGLPVAKGAEDGVKDPALKSILEATTNATYVQLWLDTAFGSTVGNAMNDAIVAIFAGNGTPEQVVEAMKAAARK; encoded by the coding sequence ATGGCTATAAAGCGCCGTGCAACCACCTTCCTAGCGCTGTCCATGACAACCGCACTACTCGTCGCCGGCTGTGGCGGTGGCGGCGAGGACGAGGCACCTGCCGAAAGCGAGCTGTACAAGAACCCGGTGACGCTGACCTGGTGGCACAACGCCTCCCAGGACGGTCCCGGAAAGACCTACTGGGAAAAGGTCGCCAAGGACTTCAACGCCCTGCACCCCACGGTCACGATCGAGATCGAGGGCATCGAGACCAACCAACTCCAGCGCACCCGGCTCCCCGCCGCGCTGCTGAGCAACGACCCGCCGGACATCTTCCAGGCATGGGGCGGCGGCGAGATCCGCGAGCAGGTGGAGGCCGACTACCTCAAGGACATCACCGACCAGGTCAAGGACGAGGTTGCCAACATCGGCAGCGCGGTCGAGATCTGGCAGGTGGACGGCAAGCAGTACGGCCTGCCGTACCGGATGGGCATCGAGGGCATCTGGTACAACAAGGACCTGTTCCAGCAGGCCGGCATCACCGCTCCGCCGGCCACCTTCGACGAGCTGAACGACGCGGTCACCAAGCTCAAGGCGATCAACGTCATTCCGATCGCCGTCGGCGCCGGTGACAAGTGGCCCGCCGCGCACTGGTGGTACAACTTCGCCCTGCGTGCCTGCTCGGTGGACACCCTGCGAAAGGCCTCCCTCGAGAACGTCTTCGACGACCAGTGCTTCGTCAAGGCCGGTCAGGACCTGAAGGCCTTCATCGACACCGAGCCGTTCCAGCCCAACTTCATCGCCACGCCGGGTCAGAACGACCCGACCAGCGCCAACGGCCTGCTGGCCAACGGCAAGGCCGCGATGGAGCTGATGGGTGACTGGAACAAGGGCACCCTGGACACCGTCACCGAGGACCAGGAGGCGCTGAACAAGTTCATCGGCTGGTTCCCGGTGCCCGCCATCACCGGTTCCGCCGGTGACCCGAAGGCGGCCCTGGGCGGCGGCGACGGTTTCGCCTGTGCCAAGAACGCGCCGGCCGAGTGCGTCGAGTTCCTCAAGTACATCGTCAGCCCCGAGGTGCAGAAGGGCTACGCCGAGACCGGCACCGGCCTGCCGGTCGCCAAGGGCGCCGAGGACGGCGTCAAGGACCCGGCCCTGAAGTCCATCCTGGAGGCCACCACCAACGCCACCTACGTGCAGCTCTGGCTGGACACGGCGTTCGGTAGCACCGTCGGTAACGCGATGAACGACGCGATCGTCGCCATCTTCGCCGGTAACGGCACCCCTGAGCAGGTTGTCGAGGCCATGAAGGCGGCCGCGCGCAAGTGA
- a CDS encoding sugar ABC transporter permease, giving the protein MTSTNPTLDLAGGASAPPAGPRPARRSSARAAETRRKWYEIIGLTTPAVIVYVMFVLVPMGFAFYYSLFRWRGVGPPTDYVGFDNYVLAFQDPIFIDALRNNAIIVFGSLLIQGPIALGVALLLNRNFRGRTLFRLLAFVPYVLAEVTVGIMWKLLLSDAGTVNATLESLGLGSLVQAWLADLDIVIWTMLAVLTWKYVGFAIILLLAGLSNVPQELNEAAAIDGASWWQIQRHVTLPLLGPTIRIWMFLSMIGSLQVFDVIWVTSVPAVRSLGASATMATYMVDNGFFARLWGYGNAVAVILFAISFVAAVLFQRFLLRRDIEGAITRRAN; this is encoded by the coding sequence GTGACCTCGACCAACCCGACCCTGGACCTCGCCGGCGGCGCATCCGCGCCGCCGGCGGGACCTCGGCCTGCCCGGCGCTCGTCCGCTCGGGCCGCCGAGACCCGACGCAAGTGGTACGAGATCATCGGGCTCACGACACCAGCCGTGATCGTCTACGTGATGTTCGTGCTGGTCCCGATGGGCTTCGCCTTCTACTACAGCCTGTTCCGTTGGCGTGGCGTCGGACCGCCCACCGACTATGTCGGCTTCGACAACTACGTCCTGGCCTTCCAGGACCCGATCTTCATCGACGCGCTGCGCAACAACGCGATCATCGTGTTCGGGTCACTGTTGATCCAGGGACCCATCGCGCTGGGCGTTGCCCTGCTGCTCAACCGCAACTTCCGCGGCCGTACGCTGTTCCGCCTGCTGGCGTTCGTGCCGTACGTGCTCGCCGAGGTCACCGTCGGCATCATGTGGAAGCTGCTGCTGTCCGACGCCGGCACGGTGAACGCGACGCTGGAGTCGCTGGGGCTGGGCAGCCTCGTGCAGGCGTGGCTCGCCGATCTCGATATCGTTATCTGGACGATGCTGGCCGTCCTGACCTGGAAGTACGTCGGTTTCGCCATCATCCTTCTGCTGGCCGGTCTGTCGAATGTGCCGCAGGAGCTGAACGAGGCCGCCGCCATCGACGGCGCGAGCTGGTGGCAGATCCAGCGGCACGTGACGCTGCCGCTGTTGGGGCCCACGATCCGGATCTGGATGTTCCTTTCCATGATCGGCTCGTTGCAGGTCTTCGACGTGATCTGGGTGACCTCCGTGCCCGCGGTGCGGTCGCTGGGCGCGTCGGCCACCATGGCGACGTACATGGTGGACAACGGGTTCTTCGCCCGCCTGTGGGGCTACGGCAACGCGGTGGCGGTCATCCTGTTCGCCATCTCGTTCGTCGCGGCGGTGCTGTTCCAGCGTTTCCTCCTGCGTCGTGACATCGAGGGCGCCATCACCAGAAGGGCAAACTGA